From Lathamus discolor isolate bLatDis1 chromosome 24, bLatDis1.hap1, whole genome shotgun sequence:
AGACTGTAGATAatctctccttttcctgcctttaaTCACCGAACACTTGCAAATGTGCTTTGAGGTTGCTATCCACTGATCagtgtgatttttgtttgtaaGCACGAGTCCtgctcttcattttcctcttggTGCGTGGGATGTTTAATGTTGTCAATGTATCATGCTCCTTTTTCTTGCTTAATCTCCAATTAGTCATGAAAGACAATAAAATGTGTAAGTTATAACGCTGCAGACTCCTGGTACATGTTTATTCATTTATCTTTGCCTTTTAAACTCTAACTCTAGATCTGTGACTCTTTTAGCAGTTGCTTGGTTCCTGAATAGAATGAATTTTTCAGCTATTTGTCATGCTATGATGACAGCACCCCAGTTTGCATAGTAAAATCCTTGGGCCTGTCTTTCATCATAGTTCTTGCTAATGACAATATGTTATCAAAGCTACAGGAGCATCCTCTTGGCCATGCAGCTCCATGCTACCTTTAAAGATACACAGTTTGCAATAGAAACATCTGTATGGTCCTCAAGCCAGAGCTAAATGCTTCTTTTGTTAATGGAAATCTTTCCATCAGTGAATTTGATGAGCTTCTTAAAAGGTTTGATACCTTCTCTGTAAGATTAACTGTAGCACCAAGCATGGTCTGCGTGGGGCAGGGAGGTAGTCATTGAATGATGCGAAGATATAAGTGTAGCCCGAGGGATTCAGGAATACTGCCTAATTTCATCTGGGATTCTATTGAAATGTGGCAAATTTTAAGAGACAAGAGCTTAAATATTTGCACTTCCTGCTTTGTAAAACCCTCAGGAAGAGAAGTGAATCCAAAACACCTCTTCCAACatgaaaaatccccaaacagcACAATCTTGCGACTGCAATAATGGGTAAGAAACCTAAAATCCCTGTTGGGCCTGAACAGATAccaaggtcttttccatccttCCACGCACACCCCATGGCTTCCTGCAAGGCAATGCCTCTTTTCCTGTAGCTAAGGAATAAATCATCTCTGTGGCAGCAAAGTCCAAGCACGCGCCTTGGAGTCACACCCTGAATTCTGCACATGCTTTGCCCAGTGATTCAAACCCAAACACCACTGGACCAAGCCCTGAGCATCTCCTGCGGAGGCTCTACCATAGCGTGTGCACATGGAAATACCTTCTGCACTGACAGCCCTGGGGCTGGTACTTAGAAAATGCCTTGACCATCCACAGAAATGCAAAGGGGAGAAGCTACACAGAAGAGGAGCTCAAGCAGAAACCAGGAAGGTGGATATGGTGCTTGACAAAGCCTGAAATGCTGATTTCATAAGGTCCTTGTTCCAGATTAAAACAGCATAAAAGGGCTTTCGTTGTTGATCCCACTCACTTGATGGAGTACCCCACGCAAGCCAAGAATATCTGCCTTTCAACATGGTCATGATGTCACCCTCAATTTCCTCACCATCTCTCCAATTCTTCGGTTTTTCTATGCTCTGGAAGGTGATGAGCATCATATCCACATATCACAGACCTTCTGGGACAAACAAGGTCCAAGCTTGCCCTATCTGCAAAGCCTTGCTTCAAAGCATGAGCTGCTGGGCGCCTGCATGTGGGACTGGACACCAGAACTCCTGGGCCTTTTTGTGCTTTCCCACTGCCACAAGAGACTGCTTTTGGGCACATCACTCAACATCACGGTATTCCAGGTATCCTGATGCCAGGACCCCATCTGACTAACCTTAGTAACAGCGTATTTGAACATGACCAATGAGAGAACTAATTAGGTAATGGCCACTGCATATGCAAAGAGCTAAGCTGACATTCCATCAAGGGAGATGCTAATTGCTGCTGATTAATACAGCAGCAAGTGCCAAAAAAAATATCCATACAGAAGTGGCAGTCACTGCTCAGCTATTAATTCTCAGGGCATGCCTCATTTCCAAGAGAGCTTGGCCACATATAAAAGCTTTCAGCCCTGTCCTGAGGACTCAGACTCTCTGCTCAGCCCATCTATCCCCGGTCACAGGGTGAGTCGGATTCTCTCAGCTGATTTCgattcttcatttttattcatcGAAGCAGCAAACCAAAAGGAAGTCAGtggggtttgttgctttttcccAGGTTATTTATCCCCAAGGGCTTGGCTGAACACAAGATGCAGTACCAGAAAGGAGACAGCAACCAGGACTTGTACCACGACGGCTCGGTCTGTGGCGAgaagggctggacagggtgctgccACGAAAGCCCCATGAGCACCACAAACCTACCCCCTTGCCATGACTCCAGCAGCCTCAGCCATGACATTGAGGGGTCCTGCCAGAGCGAGCCGCAGAGCTGCCAGCCCCTGGAGCCATGCCCACCGCAGAGCTACTGCCCACCGCAGCAGAGCTGCAACAAGCCCCGGCGGCGGGTGGAGGTGAGCCATGTGCAGCCCATCTGCCCCCCACCAGTGAAGGTCCATCGCCGACCACTGCAGCAGTACCGGCCACCACTGCACTGCGAGGAGCCGGGATGCTGCGGCAAGCCCCGGAGGAGGGTGGACCAGTGCCCAGTAAAGGATGCTCGTCCCCCCGTGATACTGCATCCCCTGCCGCTGCAGCATCGTTGTTCCTGCAGCCCGTGCTGCTGCCCACCGGTCCAGCACTGCCGCCCGGCTGCTGTGCCCCTGCCGCTGCATCCCAGCCAGCACCAGCAAAAGAAGGTCACTCTCTTGCCACCCTGTCTGCAGAAGAAGTGAGGTGCTGGGACCCCTCCTCAGCACATGCTCAGGGGGGAGGATGCTTCACTCCTCGCCTCATCAATGTTCtcacttctgctttcagcacaAAAGTGGTGGCCGATGGTTCCCTGCTGCTCTTTGCACACTGCATTCAGGGCCTGCAGTCCCCTGCTTGACCCCAGCACTGACACTTTAAATTCTCAGGGTCCTCCATGCCAAGGAATAGACTTGGATCATTCAACCCCACTTTGCTCTTTCTCGGGGTGGAGCAGCCGTTTCTCCCCTCCTCTGGGAAGGCGAGCAGCATGGGGATGGAGAATCGGAATGGGAAGAGCCTGAGGAAGGACGGGGAAACAGCCTGACATGGATTCACCTGCTCTGATTTTGAAAACAGGACTATACTGGTTAAACAGTACACACTGTGATGGCAGGAGCATTAAGGACTcctgagattttcttttctcctctgtatATTCAAGAATAAAGTGGAAAAACCTTAGCTGACACTTGGTTCCTTTATTTTTAACCCCAGAAATATTGCAAACATTGCCACGAGATGTTAAAAGTCATTGAAGTTCTCATGAGGAAACTGGTAcctttaaaatcaaaaccagagtTTACTCATGAGGATTTCGGCTCTGGCTGTAGCAGTCTGACCACACTGAACTCCATCTGTGCGCTGTAAAGTCCTCTCCGCTGTGGTTACCCACTGCAGAACCAATGGATGGACTTCACTATGGTCCAGATCTAGGTACAAACTGTTTGCTCTCTAATGCATGCCATCATTGACTAGATAGTAACACTGCACCAGGAGGCCATCCATCATACGAATGTTAATCATGATAATAAGGGTGTGCTCCAGCACGTGAGGTGTGTCTGTGCATGCCAGGAATGCCTTTTCACTCCATGCAGGAAGGTGCAGGCCAGGCTCTGCCCCCGCAGCACCCAAATGCACGATGGTAACATGCTGCTCCTCTCTCACTTTGCCAGAAAAACCTTTCACTAGTGCATTAGAACATATTTCGGGGTCTCTTTGCATTGCCCAAGTGTGTCCCCACAGCCGCTAGCAACCACCaaggaaaaccagaaggaaaagagaaattcattcttgttttcttgGTGCAGAAAACCAcaataatttgatttttctctaattttaaccaaacaaataaaaccacttaCATGTGAACTTTAGCTTCAGAATTCCCTTATTTTACTGGCtattttcttcccagcttcttCTTGCTGAAGCCAGCTCCCAAGCATAGACCCAGCACAGTGTCCAAAGGGCTGATCAGAGCCCgcagaccaagggccagcaTAGCCCTCACACCAGGTCAGCTTTGATCCATCTTTCCTTCCAAGGTGCTTTTTGCCAGCCATCCCATCCCAGTTAGTCCATGGATTTTTCTAGCCAATCCGTGTCCAGCAATTTCAGCCGCTCACCCCAATTTGATGTCATTCGGATTAGCCAAGTCCACCCCATTATCCAGGGCATTGATGAAGATGATACACAGCACCAGTCATCCGCTGTTTACCCATCCAGTCCACACCTCCACCAGCTTAACTACAAGGTTGCTATGGTGCCAAATCCTTCAAAAGCCGAGGTAGCACCATCCGTCGCACTCCACTGTCAGCAGAGCCAACGTCTTCATCACCGAAACCCATCAGCACAATTTGTTCTTGGTGACTCTGAACTGGCTCTTCCCAATCACCTGCCTGTGCTTCAGGCACCTGGAAATGCTCCTCATGGGCAGCAGAAGAAGGGGAAGGCTGGGACATTAGCACCGTCCACATCACAGCTCCTGACTCACAGGTCACTCGTCAGCCTCCAGCCAGTGTCCTGGTCCTCTGGAGATGGTGAATAAGTACGTTATTACCTGCTTCACATAGCTGATGTGTGGCTGACACGATACTAATCCTTTATGTGCACCACTTGCTAACCgttgtataatatatataattataattaaGAGATGCTTATCAGGAATCATGAgtcaagcagagcatgccaagTGCTGGGAACAGCATCCAAATGGAGGAGGTGTTTTGTCAATAAATCATTTAATCCTCGTTCCTGCAGCGTGTTTCATTTACAATGGGAGAGACTTGGAACTATATAAAAGGCCTCCAACCCTTTGCCTCTCACAATCTGCTCCCCTGGTCAGCATCGGCCTCCCCTTGTGAACTGGGTAAGAAACATCCCGGGTTCATTTTTGGATGGGTGTCTGGATTCAGGGGGTCACAGACCTGGCACACTTGCCCTCTGCTTCAGACCACAAGGGCTAGAGGACAATGGGCTAAACCAAGAAAGAAGTTATTTAGAGACCTGGGTATGGGGTCTGCAGCAATGCCACATAATTCTGCAATGCTTTATGGTTGTTTCTGTTcttggagagggaaaaaatgaggGTAAGGTCAGAAAGCGGGTTTGGACATGATGTGAGCAGTACTGGGCAGCTACAAGGACTTCCTTTGGATCCAGGCTTTCAGGATAAGCAAGGCTGGCCTGTTCCTGGTTCACTAAACCTTCTTTATGGCAAAGtgaatggaaagagaagaagtGGACGTCCAGACATACCTGACTGTGTGTTTTTCAGGTGTTCCCCTACGACTCAAACATGATCTACTCTTCTGGAAGGGAATCATACTTCAACTTGAACTCAACCTGGTACGATCCCTCGGGGTCCTGGCTGGACACCCGGCGCACCCCCTTCCGCTACGGCTACAATAATTGCTGCTCGGGGTGCGACGGTGAAGGTGTTGAAGGGATGAGAGGGCACGACTACCGTCACTATGGCTATCGGCAGCCAGTCTGCTCCGAGAGGTGCCACGGCTACGCTGTGTCTGATTCCTGCCATGGAGGTGGTTCAAGCTGTGTCAGGAGACCCACGTGCAGCTATGGGTCATCAGGGGGATGCCAGGGCTATGGGAGGTCAGCCTGCTCCGAGAGATGCCATGGATCTTCAGGTTCATGCCACGGAGGTGGTTCAAGCTGTGTCAGGAGACCCACGTACAGCTATGGGTCGTCAGGGGGATGCCAGAGCTATGGGAGGTCCGTCTGCTCCGAGAGATGCCATGGATCCTCAGGTTCATGCCATGGAGGTGGTTCAAGCTGTGTCAGGAGACCCACGTGCAGCTATGGGTCATCGGGAGGATGCCAGGGCTATGGGAGGCCCGTCTGCTCTGAGACGTGCCACGGATCGGGGTACCAAGGTGGGAAGCCATGCTACAGCAAGCCAGCGCAGTGCATCACCCAGTGCCCCCCAGCGCAGACCTATTCCTCCCCGGTGCAGCAGGGTTGCGTGCCCGCGGCAAAGTGCATCCCAagccagcagcaaaagcaggtCTGCAAAGTGCCAGCCCAGAAGACAAAATAGAGGACATGAGGAATGGGGATGAACGGGGGAACCTTCTCCCTCTTGCAACATTGCCTTGGCGGGTGCCATGTCCTGTCTTGCTCATGCATCTCCACTCTTCCCGTCATTTTGCTTGTAACATGCTTTGAAAGTGTAACTCACTGTCTCTGTGAAAGGTTAAGTGCTGTTCCCCTCCTTATTTCACAGCAGATGTGGAGGCAATAAAAAACCATGGTTCATAAGCCCCTTGCATCAGTGTTTTCCACTTCATCCCTTTGAACTGACTCTGTTCCTTCTTGTGGCCAAAGCTGGTGATTGCAGCGTCCCTGTTCACCCTCATACTGAGGTTCCTGGTTGATTCAACCTTAGAACTTCCTTGTTGAGAAGTAACAGTTTTCATCACAAGCTCTTTCTGCAGCCCAGCAATTAAATACTAATATCctaatgtaaaaagaaaagccacacaTTTCATCAGAGAGGCAAGAATGAGAGGGTCTGCTTGGCACATCGTTCCATTCACTGACTAAGCAACGGGTGCAGTCTGACTGGTGTCATCAGCCTCCAAGAAATCCCTGGGGAAAAAGTCAGGAAGAGGATGCGGGAATGGGAATGCCATGGCTAGTGCAGAACAAGAGACAGCAACAAAGCTGCTGGAAGAGAAATGTTCTGGTCCATGGTCCACTAGACCTTGACTCATCCCAAAGGAGACAGCTCCTGCTAAGTGTCTTCAGCAGTTGACAGTGATGCTCAGTGCATTCTGACTGATAAGAGATGTTAGGAAAGACCAGGATCTCATGCTGATCTCATTCTGACCGATGAGAGATGTTGGGAAAGACCAGGATGGGTGAGACTCCTTCTAAGACTCTGACCTTGGGAGAAGTGTGATCATCTGGCCAGGAATACATGTCAAATGGAAGATAGCAAAGGGTTTGTAGACATCAGAGAGCACTTGGCAGGACCTGTTCTCTCTAACAGGGAGAAGAGACCCAGACTCCTTGTGGGATACGGCCTGATAGCGCCATATAGATAGATAGGGATATGAGAGGAATCACCTGGTTGCATTGTTGCAGCAAAGCAAGGATCTGGAGTCAGTGACTCACAGCATCATGTCCCCAGTGGCTCCCTGTACCTCACCCAGTCCAGGCAAGAGCCTCCATCGTCTCCATCTCCCCGTGTCCCGCCTGGCCCAGCCTGCAGGATGTGACACATCACGGAATCAGGTGCTTTGCAACGTTAGTGGTGGAGATTTCCCCTGCAGCACGATCTGGAtaaggaaaagaagtaaaactaGGGGCAGGGTGCACCCTCGTGGGACGGAGGTGTTACAGATGGACACATAGGGGCTGACGACGTGCTCAGTAAACCTTCCTTGCCAACCTCTTTCTCATGCATGTGCAGAGGCTGATGCCAGCCTGCATTGCAGAGCACTCAGTCACCATCCCAAGCACGGCTTGCCAGGGTGGCACATGCTGCGTGGTGCATTGCAATGGCTCAGCTACCCCAGTGAATGCAACGTCTCTTGTGCAAGCCTTGGGGACCTCTGTGGGCAGAAAGGTGCCAGCAGAACTATTGCAATGAAGGACAGGGGGTAGCAAAGCATCCAAATCCACCTTCAAATCCCTTCTGGAACAAGCTGGGCTGTGGAATATTGGGTTGGAGGAGACCTCAGGAGGGCAGCTCCTGTTTTCCACACCCCAGAGCAGGAGTTGTTCTGCTTAATCTAATTTGACATGCAGTTGTCTAATCCCTAATGAGAGGGAATTCACATGAGCAACCCCTGtccaaaacagaagaaagatctTTGTGTTTAAATCACCTCTCGGGGAAGTGGAGGTTTGAACTTGTACCCCAAACCCTCTAAGGTCTTGGGTTCTTTCTGTGCTTCATTCATCTCCTTCATAAACAGAAAACCAGTAACTGACATACGGAAGAATCATGACCACGTATACGCCACCCAGAAACTATAATCCCAATTAGGGAACAAGCCATCTCTGAGACCTGGGACAACTGCAAAGGCAATTCCTTCCATAAAGCCAACAAATGACCCAAATTAAAACCCTGCCCTTCACTCCGAATAGAATCAAGGGTCACAGGGAAGCCTTCCCCTAAGGTTAGGAGCTTTGCAGAAGATACGTGGGGCTCAGAGACCACCTGTAGCATCAGCCCAGTCCTGCCTAATACATGCATCCAGGTCGCCGACATGCGTGAGCATCCTCCCATGTAAGTTCACGCTCTATCGCCGAGAGACATTATTAACGTGTTTGTCACCATCCACGTGCTCTGGGTGTGATCAGTGGATCGTGAATAATAGTTTCACAAGAAAACTCCTTCTTCTGACACTGGTGAAATAGCCCCAGACACATTTGGATTTCCTCATGTATCCGTTCCCTCAACTGAGTCAGTAATGAATCTCTTCATTTTAAGTCAGTCAATCAGTGCCATTATTAACATGACAGTGGCCTCTAGAGTCCTGCTGAAATCAGGCCTGGTGCACTCGGTAGGCAAAAAGGCTTTTCCCCGAGGCAAAGCTTAAATCAATAGAGACGCAGATCCTGGTGCCCTCCCCAAATGTAGGTGTGAGGacagagggaggaaagagcTCAAAAAGTCCCAGCACTTCCCTCCCTATCTTTATCTCCAATCAAAGTGTAATAAAGGTAACCAATATTAGATATTTGGAACAAGTATCCCACAACTGGAACACCGTTGGAGACTTTCTGACCttcccagcctcctgcctgAATGATCTCTGCCTCTTACGGGGTTTTCAATTCCTTCTCTTTGGGTTAAAAGTCTTTCTTTGAGCAAAGAATGGACTAACTTGAAACGTTGCAGCACTCCAAAGCTCCTTCTAGTGCTTCTGTGCTGTTTGCTCAGAAACAGGCTTCTCTTCGATGCTACTCCCAAGCCATGTCCCACCTCCTGCGTTTTCCCCCTCCCATTTCAACCGGATGAATCCAGCAGGAGTTTGCTTCAAAGTCTCTCATCATCTCCCACCTCTAAACCCCAAACTTCAGGACAGCTTTAGAGCCCAGAGGTGACCCAGCTCCCTTTGTAACCCACCAGGGCCAAGCCCCATCACCCCAGTGGAGATGCATGGCCAGTGCTGGTCCCCAAGGCTAAGCAGAGGATGCTCACACTCCTTCACACCCCTTGTTTTCAGGGCACCCCCCACATAGACCAGCCCCGGGCTCTGTGCTCATGTTCTGCCACCCCATCACGTGCTCATACCTGCATCCTTAATTCCCTTTGTCTCCTTCGCCTACTCACAACCTAGATCTTTTCTTCCCAACCTGCCCAAATGCACTTATTTTACCTACACACCACCATGGCCTTGTTTGCCCTTATTTGTTGAAGCCCTTTGCATTTCCTGGACCACTTTGCAAGTCAACCCACCGCTCACCCCACCAATTCCACCTTCCCATCCACTAACATCTTTGCATTGCCAACTCACGCTCAAGGCTCTGCTTCGCATTAGGCACAAGAAAGAGGTAAATGCTTTAGTCAAAGGCAGCAGGACCATCCAGAAGCCTCCCCATCCAGGTGTGGTGGGCAATTAACATTTTTATGGTGTAAGGAGAGGAATGGCAGGATGTTGATCCGCTTGCAATACCGCGAGTCAAAGAATCAAGTCcctccagtggggtctcgtcttGTTTCCGGAGGGAGAACATCGGGTGCCCTATAAAAGCCCTTGCAGCCCATTTCTCCTCATAGCCTCAGCTTCACGTCTCCTCTCCAACTGCTGCTGAACGGGGTAGGTGCAGCTTGAGCAAACGTTGGCATTCCTAATGATCACCAGCTTTGTCCTGATCCTGAGGTTCTTGATTACTTCTCTCACACGTCTTATCTCCAGTCACAGTTGCTCAGTCCTTCTGCCTAGGTTGCCTTCTCCATCCATATTTATGTCTATCCATAAATAATGGAAAGCAACCAAGAAAACTTAAAACTTACTGGTTCAGACAGCCTAGGACAGGACTCTTCAGGTCTAGCTCTGAACTCTGGCCACCACTTGTCACTAGTCACAAAGTGCTTTAACTTCTGTCTTATAAACTTGTTAAACatagaagaggaaggaaagactTGCTTGAAGAAGGGTAGCACAGAGTGCTTTGTTCAGGTCAGGGACCACTTTGGGCAGAACTGAATTGctgattttcctctctttctcaaGACTCTGTCTTATAATCAGAGTTTATTCAGGATATATAATCCCATTTAACTAGCCATCTATCGCTGCTTGCTGGCAGACAtctcagcatctcctgcctTGCACCCACTCAAAGATCGTGGTCTTCCCAGCAGGTCTGAAGATGTGCTCCCACCAGGACAAAGACCAACGCCACCGGCAAGAACGATCCTCATGCCACAGCAGTGAAGGGTGTCACAGGAGCAGTGGTGGATCTGGGTTCCATGGGAGCAGCGGTGGGTCTGGTTGCCATGGAAGCAGTGGATCCTGTTGCCATGGGAGCAGTGGATCTGGATGCCATGGGAGCAGTGGATCCGGATGCCACAGGAGCAGTGGAACTGGATGCCACAGGAGCAGTGGTGGATCCTGTTGCCATGGGAGCAGTGGATCTGGATGCCATGGGAGCAGTGGATCCGGATGCCACAGGAGCAGTGGTGGATCCTGTTGCCATGGGAGCAGTGGATCTGGATCCACATGCCACAGGAGCAGTGGGGGGTCCTGCCATGGAAAACCACAGGATTGCCAGCAGCAGATTTATCAAGTATCCTCAAAGATGAGGTGATAGGGACGCTGTGCATGCGTTAAACACACGCATGTCCTTGATCTCGTGCTGAGTTCCGAAAGCTTTGCATGTCCCCTAGCAACCTCCAAAGAAagttt
This genomic window contains:
- the LOC136004142 gene encoding loricrin-like: MIYSSGRESYFNLNSTWYDPSGSWLDTRRTPFRYGYNNCCSGCDGEGVEGMRGHDYRHYGYRQPVCSERCHGYAVSDSCHGGGSSCVRRPTCSYGSSGGCQGYGRSACSERCHGSSGSCHGGGSSCVRRPTYSYGSSGGCQSYGRSVCSERCHGSSGSCHGGGSSCVRRPTCSYGSSGGCQGYGRPVCSETCHGSGYQGGKPCYSKPAQCITQCPPAQTYSSPVQQGCVPAAKCIPSQQQKQVCKVPAQKTK
- the LOC136004127 gene encoding sericin-1-like, coding for MCSHQDKDQRHRQERSSCHSSEGCHRSSGGSGFHGSSGGSGCHGSSGSCCHGSSGSGCHGSSGSGCHRSSGTGCHRSSGGSCCHGSSGSGCHGSSGSGCHRSSGGSCCHGSSGSGSTCHRSSGGSCHGKPQDCQQQIYQVSSKMR
- the LOC136004061 gene encoding small proline-rich protein 2H-like, translated to MQYQKGDSNQDLYHDGSVCGEKGWTGCCHESPMSTTNLPPCHDSSSLSHDIEGSCQSEPQSCQPLEPCPPQSYCPPQQSCNKPRRRVEVSHVQPICPPPVKVHRRPLQQYRPPLHCEEPGCCGKPRRRVDQCPVKDARPPVILHPLPLQHRCSCSPCCCPPVQHCRPAAVPLPLHPSQHQQKKVTLLPPCLQKK